The genomic interval TGAGCATTGGGATGGGAGGGAAAGAGGGAGGGATTGGCATTTGTTTGtgatgcatgtgtgtttggtAATGGGAGAGGCTTAGCATCAGCATCCTTTCTGATGGAGCAGCTGCTTTTGTTTGAGCATGGATCATAAATGAATGTGTGTCATGTGTAATACAAACGCTTTTTTATCGTAATGAGGATTCAGCTTATAAGCACAGCTGACCTGCTTTTGCCATCATTCAAATTCATGGCTCTGCGTGTATGGCTCATTTATTtgcctatgtgtgtgtgagattgtgtgtttgtaaatgtaaatgtgtgtggACACTGAAGCGGAAGAGAGAAGAGAGTAGAGAGAGAGCAGGGTAGAAagggttgttgttgttgatgatgatgatgacataACGCCTGCCCACTTTTCCTGTTTCCTGCTTTCgagaatggatggatagatggattaAGCCAACGTCTTGATAGAGGGATGGCGCAAAATACTTTTGCACTTTCACCCTCAcccactctctttctctctcaacACACATTCTCTGTCTGAGAACTGGCAACCATCTGGCAGCTTATTGTAGACACTCCTGCGAGATAGGCTTCCCTTCTCACGTGGCTGTGTGTGTCCATGCACACATTTACACATGAATTAACACTGCTTCTAAATTCAAAATGGGGATGGTGAAAGAATAGTATGGATAGATTTTTAGCGCCGACACATTTATAGAGACTAGTTCTGTTGAGTCAGTCCGTTTGTTGTGCATTGCAGCTGCAGCAAATGCAAGACTGCTATTACAGCATATTGAAAAGCAACAACATTTCCGGACTCACAGTATTAAGTCATCTACTTTGCTGGAGACCCATTTAAAACAACCTTTTGTGTCTGTAAGTCCTTGTTTTAtagtgtacatttttttttaattaattaatgttgatgttttacattttttatacaaTGATTTCATGCACTGATAAATTATATGTTATGTGTTTCTCATAGTTCCCCTTCTGGCGATGTTGGGATGGACCAGACTTATGAACGAAAGATGAGCTTTGAAGGTGCAGAGAGTAGACCAGGTAAATACTAACACTTATAGAATCTGCCTAAAGAGATCATAAGAAGACTGAATACATTTACAAAGATTGCTTCAGATTCGCAGAACAGTGGATTTGTTATAAATCAGGTGTAAATTAACATTATCTTCTTCTGTTCGTCTTGTAAGGCTTAACAGAATTTTAACCATGACAACTTTCTGAATAGTTTTAGCATGTTATTGAATTTGGCAATGTTAACCCTAAGGAGTCTGAGCTGTTGTGGGGCCCTTTAGAAGTTTTGACATGCTCTGAGATCTAGGCTTTTTTCAGTTGCTTATTAACACATTAATGGCAAAAGTGTAATTACACTGTATTCAGCACAAACTGTGCTACCATAATATGCTTGTTTTGAGGGAATGTTTATGCGTGGGTTTTGAAAAAAAACCTAACAAATCTTTTTAAATGAAGGCCTTAAAGCagaacttttgctctcggggtccccctacagttgggaaaaaataatgtcctcaactactgtcataagctctgtcatcctacaacaggggatgctaTCGCGCgcgcatttgttgacatgacaaccctgattgccctgaactagtgatgcacgggtcgtctcataacctgcGGACcctgtatgtctatttaatggtcgcgggtgcggggcgggccaaataatttcataaaaacaGCCGCGGGTTGGTACAGCAACAGTTACCCTGAAAACTGCAGGAgcagttcacatgcaggtgttcttctggcgtcgcgagtgaaatgtcttcatcccaggtacagttagtggcatatgtttcagcatgtcatatgaatataatttttatttttttcaaacaccaAATGATTATATTGTCTGCTATATTTGCTtattaaataagaagcaaatatataaaaacattgattcaaattaagatatAATTTTGTACAAAACGAAATTCACATAAGTATGAAACAAAATACTAGGTCCTATATTTATAGCATCTGAGCAGCCATTTGCAAACAAAAGCTTgatattttacaataaacataaaataatctGTCCAAAACAAATAAATCTTGTCTAAAAAGTCTTGCGTCTTTTACATTTTGTGTTGCAGcaggattcatatttaaatgGTCTTTTTGCATTTATTCACTGACACTAACAGAATAAACTTACCTCACTATCCTCCTTGCGCTTAGAAATAAACAGCTTTTTCGGAGGTAAATTATTCCACAATCATTCCTCACCGCGTCTCAAAACGATGTAAAGTGTTGATGTGTTTCTTGAGTTTATGTTGAGTGGATATGGGTCGTCACAGTTAGTATGAATTTCAAAAGAGCGTGCGCTCTCGTGGGCTTGGTGCATTAGCGGATAATGAGCGGATAACGAGACACTCATGAACGACTGACATCTCTCccttttcaaacagattacatAAACACAGAATATTTGTTTAAAACCTGACATTTCAACGTTTCTTTAGACATGTCTTATGTTTGTGTGATAAGTTTTCACTAAGTTAGAGATAATTTTCTGAAGGGAATAAAATTAGACGTCTTTGACAGAGAGGCTGCAGATCGTGCATtatgtttattttctttatttttcaaaaagtaCAACATTTTGTTTATATTGTGACTGTACCCAAAAATAACAGAAGCTTAACAGATTATAGTGATGTATAACACTTGCCTGAATGATAAAAATCAACAGAGTTATTTGAGTCTCTTTGGCACTGATAACACGAGTCTATCGTGCCGGCGCAATAGCCAAATCCTGGGGGATAATGTATTCGATATGCTACGCTACTGCTGTTGATTACTCCTTGATTACTGTTGCACAGCAAGTGTGAACTTACTACCTCCAAAAGCTACACAGACACGCCATGAGCATGTAAGATATGCTGCTTCTGCATAAATAGACATAAATAAATCCCGTAGTAGATCTgggcaggtggagctgggggagGTTGAGGGTTCTTCTAGGAGCTCTGATAGCACACTGCAAGACTAGCTTACAACATACAGTGAACCAGACTATTTAAATGCTGGGCAAGCAATCTTATTGGCTGCAGATTTAGCAGAGGCCAACCAGCTTGTGCCTTGCGGTAATGATGTGATCATGGTTAGACCTTTCATGACTAAACTagatatttactcaagtaaaacatGGTCCCGAATCCTTGTTGGCCCTGGAACACTCTTTAAATGATCCAGTCTAAAATAGTATACAGAACAATGTGTAATGCTGGATCATTTTACAAATGTTAATTGATTGTGTGTTCATTTCCAATAGCTCCACCCACCTCCCTGCCCCTGCAGGGCCAAGGAGGTGTGGCCTCTCAGAGGAAGAAGCTATCAGCTCCTCCTATTAGTCTATCATTGGACCAAAGTGAGGATGACCTGTTTGACACACCAGATGACCTCGACATCAATGTGGATGATCTGGACACACCTGATGAAGCGGATTATACTGACCATGAAATTGACTGGGAAGGTAGAACATAAACACTTGTAAACAattgtttattattaaaaagatattattattaataataaaataatacttttcAGAGCCGCAAGCATCCCAGAGAGATTCAGTAAAAGAAACAGTTGAGCCCATTCCCACATACAGTGCTAAAGAAGAGCGGCAGGATTCCAAACTCTGGAGAACTGTCATCATTGGAGAACAAGAGCACCGCATAAACATGAAGAGCATTGAACCTTACCAAAAAGTCATATCCCATGGAGGTATGTTGAAGGAATATTTTAAGGAAAATGTAATGGGATACTTTAGATTAAATATAAAGCAAAGAGCCAGTGATTGGCACTGTTGTCTATGGGCCAACTACAATGGagtattaaaatatatgaagcTCCTATTTTTATTGAATGACTTACATGGACTCTTTAATGAAATGTTTGATATTTGAGCTGCAATGGTTAAATCTtctaattaattatttacacaGAAATGATGTGCAGGCGATTCTATCAAATCATGTGTAATGTTTGAGAGTTGTGGTTATGGTTAAGCATTTAAATTTATTTGTGGTCCTGCTGGTTTAAGTGCATTATAGTATTTGGTTTTACAAAGAGAgtgactttatttttttaacaacatcaacatcattataacagcaggcagacagacaggtgaTAGATCGGTGATTTTACATATGTGAAGAAGTACACTTTAgcatacaaaaaagaatagcTATTATTATACGCGAacaatatactttaaaataatatactaTGCTTTATATTGTGTTGAGCAATTTATTTTGAAACTGCTGTGACTGTTTCTGGGGATCTTCACCCACAGGTTACTATAGCAATGGTGCAAATGCCATCATTGTGTTTGCTGCATGCTTCCTCCCTGACAGTGACAGAGAGGACTATCACGAGATCATGGAAAACCTCTTTCTGTGAGTTCAGTCTGACATGCAAAGTTTTTGAGCCTATCAGTTTCCCTGATGTCAAAATATCTTAGTCTTATTAATCTCATGATATAACATAGGGTATGCATTGACGTCACTTTCCCTCGGTCATACGGGGTGGCAAAACATGACTGGATTTAATAGGGGAAACTATGAAAACGGGAGGAAAACAATTGAACATCTTCTCAAATTAAAGGCAGTAGGACTCCACACTGTTTGTTACAACTTACAGAAGAACCAGTGGTCCATGGACATTGATCATCAATCATGTTTCCTGGCGTTTTATGTACCTGATTTCGATGCCGGGGAAATGCATAAAGCAAAGCCTGTGAATGCTTTATCTACTAGGTAACTGTATACATACAATATAGATCTAAATCCAGATGATCACTTATATCATTGTTATATTGTCATAATGCCCAGCTTTAAAACTTTTTGGAGCACTAAAGCATTTTATAGGCTTAACATTATGAATTTCTGTAAGGCCGATTAGAAACAATGTATATTTTGAAGCACTAATACATTTTACTTGATGCTTGGTCATACTTCAAGACTGGATAAAAGTGGCGAGGACTGATATCAGTACTGATCAGCTGATAGATGTTctttatatacagtattttgTAGAAACGTTTGAAGTTATCTCTGAATAACCGTCAGCTGTTACTGTCAGGCAGCGCTGTAAACTGAATCTATTTAAGAACTCCTTACTCAGGAGTATCTATCTATATTTGCTTTGTAAGGAAAACTTTGTTGCGTCTTCATTAGCGCTATGGGGAAACACCTTTCTCCTAGAATAAGAGCAGGCTGTATATAACGTGGTGATGGACACAATTTCCTCAGAATCTTTCTCTTTTATCCAAGACTGTGACATCTGTTATCACTGCCATCATTGCCGAAAAGTTGATTTAAGTCTATAAGATCCCCTTGTGCATTTCTATGAACAAGCATGTTCCTGAAGCCTTGTTCCGTCTGTGCAGGACCTGTTAAACTTCGAGATGGAGTTGTGCCTTTTGCTGAGTCACACCCATGCAGAGGCCATCATAAATTGCCCTCACTGTGAGGCCATGATGGTTGAGATTCTCTGGGGTCGGAAAGCCCTCACACGTAATGAGCAACTGGCCTCCAACCCACCGCACCCCCCTCAGCTGCCTCAGATGAACCGATGTGGCTTCCCAATGTGGAGCATGTCAAGTTAAGTGGTGAGCTCATGCCAGCTTGGTGTCCGCATGCCTCCCACTTTTCTGACCCTTCCTCACCTCCAGTGGTGTCTGCTGAAATGGGTGCCTGCCCTTTTCCGACACTGAGGACGTCCCTTGTTTCATTTAGAGCACCGggagaattaaaaaaacaaattcatATCCAAGGCAGTGTCCGATTTGGTGGACTAGTCCCTCAGTCACACCGATGACTCCGCTACCCTCGTCAGCGCCACTAGATTGGTTGAATGGACGACGGGGGTTGAGGAGTTGGATTTGGATTTTCACTGGGGCTTAAAAACACTTGAGGAGCCCTTTGTGATGGCAATCTGACTTCTGGTATCTGCAATGGCTACAGAGAGGACATGGCATATGAATTACATATTCTCATTCGATCAGATGGCATGGCAACATGGCAGTGGTAGCAAACATAAATTGCCAACGCTACATCAATTCTAGCTAGATGTCCTTGGCTGTATAGACAGGGGGTAATCCCAGGGGAATGCAGACTACATCTATGTGGTGCGATATTGTTAAACCGCCTTCACCCTTCTACTATCCCCACTTGAGATTTAGCCTTGGTATTGAAGGCACTGACATGTTCACATTTTGAGCTGCTCTTCGCTAAAAGTGTTATCTTTTAAGATGCCTCCATATTTGCCACTCGTATCAGTTAAACAAGTATGCAACATTCACGCTCTCAGTCAATGACTCGTGGGGATTCTGGCCATGGAGTAAGGTCATCCTCAAACCAAGAGAAGATTACGTTCCTAAGGTGCTCTACAGTCGGAGGCAACACTTGATTAGTGTCACTTTGGTTTGGCTACATTAACTAAGATCTATGATCTAACTGATCTATCATCTGTAATGTGCTAAGAGACTGGGTTTTACCACTCCCTTTTCACAATCAATATATTGT from Pseudorasbora parva isolate DD20220531a chromosome 3, ASM2467924v1, whole genome shotgun sequence carries:
- the prune2 gene encoding protein prune homolog 2 isoform X3, yielding MDQTYERKMSFEGAESRPAPPTSLPLQGQGGVASQRKKLSAPPISLSLDQSEDDLFDTPDDLDINVDDLDTPDEADYTDHEIDWEEPQASQRDSVKETVEPIPTYSAKEERQDSKLWRTVIIGEQEHRINMKSIEPYQKVISHGGYYSNGANAIIVFAACFLPDSDREDYHEIMENLFLYVISTLELMVAEDYMIIYLNGATPHRRMPGLNWLKRCYQMIDRRLRKNLKSFIIVHPSWFIRTILAITKPFISSKFSSKIKYVNSLAELEELIPMEYVHIPECIIRLDEELREAAESSKTETQHLD
- the prune2 gene encoding protein prune homolog 2 isoform X2; this encodes MDQTYERKMSFEGAESRPAPPTSLPLQGQGGVASQRKKLSAPPISLSLDQSEDDLFDTPDDLDINVDDLDTPDEADYTDHEIDWEEPQASQRDSVKETVEPIPTYSAKEERQDSKLWRTVIIGEQEHRINMKSIEPYQKVISHGGYYSNGANAIIVFAACFLPDSDREDYHEIMENLFLYVISTLELMVAEDYMIIYLNGATPHRRMPGLNWLKRCYQMIDRRLRKNLKSFIIVHPSWFIRTILAITKPFISSKFSSKIKYVNSLAELEELIPMEYVHIPECIIRLDEELREAAESSKAQPSVSSS
- the prune2 gene encoding protein prune homolog 2 isoform X1 produces the protein MDQTYERKMSFEGAESRPAPPTSLPLQGQGGVASQRKKLSAPPISLSLDQSEDDLFDTPDDLDINVDDLDTPDEADYTDHEIDWEEPQASQRDSVKETVEPIPTYSAKEERQDSKLWRTVIIGEQEHRINMKSIEPYQKVISHGGYYSNGANAIIVFAACFLPDSDREDYHEIMENLFLYVISTLELMVAEDYMIIYLNGATPHRRMPGLNWLKRCYQMIDRRLRKNLKSFIIVHPSWFIRTILAITKPFISSKFSSKIKYVNSLAELEELIPMEYVHIPECIIRLDEELREAAESSKINSFLQGSEIPQESIAQPSVSSS